One part of the Plasmodium yoelii strain 17X genome assembly, chromosome: 13 genome encodes these proteins:
- a CDS encoding nucleolar complex protein 2, putative, with amino-acid sequence MTDVAVTDIPCEKVEKTEEEKKNGDVKKEELTVKKNKNSKMNKKRKMDSVVKEKKTKKKKKEKKKKKNEDEIDEDEVDEDEVDEDEVDEDEIEEGEEMECDDITELEKFCKKYNIDNENSSSDEDMENQNDKLLLGDEDEKNGERIIDINYVHNFLESINKKVRLNKVVKLLAIFEDALNLYHIEEIDDEYSKKGTNNNNEQNDDGNNEENKTMKKKKRNKKGDNNKKINFRMNVDTSIYIIFNVLYNINNIFYNIMNDGNLNINIISINDIKDNKIVESEYEKNEKDMNKSDIIYDLENMNKYKNINRYKPCIIFFFNKIIVQLNKLKSCNDIFLSILKIIKRKEILRWAVILKYGRTFLKKISYLFIFSKKSEIYFLLYILIQNMFQLYNERKRILFTNLSKTKYEDENIQIKNTYYMEKLLYGIYQHIFLTYLIHYGSKLDNIINWNDIHFKENCLVELFTYLSHDVAYNIAFRYIQLIIQKIREEFKIIYDEKGNDKSKENKNKLEKNNKSKYLYLEKLRLHTPQMIIILKFLMRVTKQCDNLNILTYGLTTLIIGILKMKINNMRYLPFNLQLINFLIRIMEDKKKYIPLFSYLACILNGLKNYKNNKNNKNILKDQKTRLLIENFDINSNIQIDEKLISDFSISYQIYDKIYVILFDYIGLIVNHISFPEFFFAIENFLKKYYIECQVPTFKSQIKKLLTHAKNSIDFILNKRKYINIYTIHDKMTYFENEKLPLSIQRRIILENYENSYSEKIKAKLSGIENIKNAGSDDDDNTDLESKQKEKKSKKNKKNKKNKNKNNKDKKNKKKTNNNNDDNNDPGVKENGNLNALPKEDKVEEFSLSSEDENAK; translated from the coding sequence ATGACTGACGTAGCTGTAACAGATATTCCTTGTGAAAAGGTGGAGAAAAccgaagaagaaaaaaaaaatggtgaTGTGAAAAAAGAAGAGTTGacagtaaaaaaaaacaaaaatagcaaaatgaataaaaaaagaaaaatggaTTCTGTggtaaaagaaaaaaaaacgaagaaaaaaaaaaaagaaaaaaaaaaaaagaaaaacgaGGATGAAATTGATGAGGACGAAGTTGATGAGGACGAAGTTGATGAGGATGAAGTTGATGAGGATGAAATTGAGGAGGGAGAAGAAATGGAATGTGATGATATTACAGAATTAGAAAAATtttgcaaaaaatataatatagataatgaaaatagttCTAGTGATGAGGATATGGAAAatcaaaatgataaattattattaggTGATGAAGATGAGAAAAATGGTGAAAGAATAAttgatataaattatgttcataattttttagaatctattaataaaaaagttaGATTAAATAAAGTTGTTAAATTGCTAGCTATTTTTGAAGATGctctaaatttatatcatattGAAGAAATAGATGATGAATATTCCAAAAAAGgaactaataataataatgaacaaaatgatgatggaaataatgaagaaaataagacaatgaaaaaaaaaaaacgtaataaaaaaggagataataataagaaaataaattttcgaatgaatgtagatacatcaatatatataatatttaatgtgttatataatataaataatatattttacaatatTATGAATGATGGTAATTTAAATATCAATATTATATCtattaatgatataaaagataataaaatagttgAAAGTGAATATGAAAAGAATGAAAAAGATATGAACAAGTCagatataatatatgatttagaaaatatgaataaatataaaaatattaatcgTTATAAAccatgtattatatttttttttaataaaattatagttcaattaaataaattaaaaagttgtaatgatatatttttaagtatattaaaaataataaaaagaaaagaaatatTAAGATGGGctgtaatattaaaatatggaagaacatttttaaaaaaaatttcatatttatttattttttcaaaaaaaagtgaaatatattttcttttatatatattaattcaaaatatgtttcaattatataatgaaagAAAAAGAATTTTATTTACAAATTTATCAAAAACTAAATATGAAGatgaaaatattcaaataaaaaatacatattatatggaaaaattattatatggaATATAtcaacatatttttttaacatatttaataCACTATGGATCTAAATtagataatataattaattggAATGATATACATTTTAAAGAAAATTGTTTGGTAGaattatttacatatttatcTCATGATGTTGCATATAACATTGCCTTTAGATATATTCAATTAATTATCCAAAAAATTAGAGAAGagtttaaaataatatatgatgaaaaaGGAAATGATAAAtctaaagaaaataaaaacaaacttgaaaaaaataataaatcaaaatatctatatttggAAAAATTACGTCTACATACACctcaaatgattataattttgaaattttTAATGAGAGTTACAAAACAATgtgataatttaaatatattaacatatgGTTTAACAACATTAATTATTgggatattaaaaatgaaaataaataatatgagaTATTTACCATTTAATTTacaattaattaattttttaatccGTATAAtggaagataaaaaaaaatatatcccATTATTTTCTTACTTAGCTTGTATATTAAATggattaaaaaattataaaaataataaaaataataaaaacattttaaaagATCAAAAAACACGATTATTAattgaaaattttgataTTAATTCGAACATACAAATTgatgaaaaattaatttcagatttttcaatatcttatcaaatatatgataaaatttatgttatattatttgattaTATTGGATTAATTGTAAATCATATTTCTTTTcctgaatttttttttgctattgaaaattttttaaaaaaatattacatagAATGTCAAGTACCTACATTTAAATCTCAGATTAAAAAATTGCTAACTCATGCAAAAAATTCAAtagattttattttaaacaaaagaaaatatattaatatatatactatacaTGATAAAATgacatattttgaaaatgaaaaattaccACTATCAATTCAAAGACGAATTATAttagaaaattatgaaaatagttATTcggaaaaaattaaagcgAAATTGAGTGgcatagaaaatataaagaatgcTGGTAGCGACGACGATGATAACACCGATTTGGAAAGCaaacaaaaagaaaaaaaatcgaaaaaaaataaaaaaaataaaaaaaataaaaataaaaacaataaagataagaaaaataagaaaaaaactaacaataataatgatgataataacgATCCAGGGGTCAAGGAAAACGGAAATTTGAATGCACTACCCAAGGAAGATAAAGTGGAAGAATTCTCATTATCTAGTGAAGACGAGAATGCTAAGTGA
- a CDS encoding 3' exoribonuclease domain 1, producing MSSLKYIEEGINSNIRVDGRTLLTYRTIEINKSILVSADGSSSVMNEENNVICGIKLSLLPPEPHSIDEGFVNLQIDCPASVASNRIKKEHLQIMTSIIYDLCIKNNIDKKKLCVLPSKFVWGIDINVMVLNGGGGLLDIISIAIYVALNDMNIPVVKAPKKIDELNMFHNTKSKEYELEIVENEKLPFPCENIPICISIGEINNKYIYDMSKIEEELVENVFVVAVTSSGKCVAFHKLYGISMEVSSILNMSENSVKISQNLFKKINEAIDKIQANTIHV from the coding sequence atgagttctttaaaatatatagaagaAGGAATAAACTCAAATATTAGAGTAGATGGGAGAactttattaacatatagaACAatcgaaataaataaaagtattTTAGTATCAGCAGATGGAAGTAGTAGTGTTAtgaatgaagaaaataatgtaaTTTGTGGAATAAAACTTTCATTATTACCTCCTGAACCACATTCAATCGATGAAGGTTTTGTTAATTTACAAATTGATTGTCCAGCTTCTGTAGCTTCaaatagaataaaaaaagagcATTTACAAATTATGACATCCATTATTTATGATTtatgcataaaaaataatattgataaaaaaaaattgtgtgTTTTACCTTCAAAATTTGTTTGGGGTATTGATATAAATGTTATGGTTTTAAATGGTGGAGGAGGATTATTAGATATCATCAGTATAGCTATATATGTAGCTTTAAATGATATGAATATTCCTGTTGTTAAAGCACCCAAAAAAATCGATGAATTAAATATGTTTCATAATACAAAAAGTAAAGAATATGAACTTGAAATtgttgaaaatgaaaaattaccTTTTCCGTGTGAAAATATTCCTATATGTATTTCAATTggagaaataaataataaatatatttatgatatgTCAAAAATCGAGGAAGAACTTGTTGAAAATGTTTTTGTTGTTGCAGTTACATCAAGTGGTAAGTGTGTAGcttttcataaattatatggTATATCAATGGAAGTAtcttctatattaaatatgtcAGAAAATTCAGTAAAAATTTCACAAAAtcttttcaaaaaaattaatgaagcAATTGATAAAATACAAGCCAATACCATTCATGtctaa
- a CDS encoding mitotic-spindle organizing protein 1, putative, whose amino-acid sequence MGDKEAKKEAIEIIYEIANILNVNLDKETIVILIQLCEYGVSPKILSHIIIQLKKEREKFLQNVSNNMENLKQGNV is encoded by the coding sequence atgggAGATAAAGAAGCAAAAAAGGAAGCTATTgaaataatttatgaaatTGCGAATATTCTAAATGTGAACTTAGATAAAGAAACAATTGTTATTTTAATACAATTATGTGAATATGGGGTCAGTCCTAAAATACTCTCTCATATAATTATCCAattgaaaaaagaaagagaAAAGTTTTTACAAAATGTAAGTAATAATATggaaaatttaaaacaaGGAAATGTCTAA